A window of Veillonellales bacterium genomic DNA:
CAGAGATTTTGAGCCTTGCCGTTTTTGTATTTTAAGCAGTTTTGTACGAGGCTTTCATGTACGGGACAGCGGTTTTTCCCGCCACTTTATACTCCGGATAGCTTCCGGCGGAAGGTGATCCATCTGTTGCGAAGGGGACTGTAAGGGTGCGCAATTAACCAAGGGCTAGGCAGGTTAGTCCGGACAGAATAACGATGGCAGCGGTTATACGAAGTTTAGCGTCTTCTTCCGCCAGGAACCGGGCTCCCATGATGGCCCCGATTAAAATACTGACTTCTCGGGCGGGGGCGGCATAGCTCACCGGCGTAAAAACCATAACTGTGAGAACAAGAATGTAGGAAAGCGGACACAAAATCGCGACACCAAAAATCGAGCGGCGGTTGGTTCGCCATTGTGTAATTGCGTTTTCACGGTTTTTCAAGGCATAGGGCAGCATCAACAAAGCCTGACCGACAGTAGTGCCCCAATACAGCAGTATTGGCGGAACCGCCATATTGCTGACTGCATACTTATCCCAAAGGGTGTAGCCAGCAATAAAAACTCCGGTGAAAACAGCAAACAGAATAGCCGAGGAGGCTTTACTTTCGGCATACTTTGCCGGGTTGCCTAAAAGAAGAAATACACCGACTGCGATAAACAGGGTACCTGTTAATGCAATGAAAGACGGGTGTTCTCCCAGAAAAAAGATGGCAGCCAGTGTCGACAGCAAGGGGCCTGTACCACGGGCCAGAGGATAAACGAGCGAAAGGTCACCGGCTTTATATCCTTTATTTAGCAATAGGAAGTATCCGACATGAAGAATAGCACTTCCCAGCATAAAAATGATGTACCCCCAGTGGAATGAGGATCTTGTAATCCATAGCAAGGCAATAACAACCGGGATATACAGTACGGATGCAACCACATTAAACAACCACACGAACACAGCTCCGCCACAGGCTTTTTTGGATATAAAATTCCATGTTGCATGAAAGAAGGCTGCACCGATAAGAAGCAGTAAGGCCAGAACGGTCAAATTCATTTCCTCCTTTTACATATCCTAATGATAACAGTATTGAATATTTTCCAGCTTCATGTTAATTTTAAATATAGAATGACAGAATGTAAAACGAGAAAACTTTGTATTTAATATTGAAATATTCTATAGGTGGTGGCAGGGTGTATTTTTTGGGAATCGAAGCGTTTCTAGCCATTGTACAAACCGGCAGTCTAACGAAGGCCGGTGATTTGCTAAATTTAACACAAGCGACTATCAGCTATCGATTGAAAACCCTGGAGCATCTCTTGGGAAATACCCTAATCGAACGTAATAAAGGCGCCCATACCGTTTCTTTAACTATATTTGGAAGAAATTTCATTAATGTAGCAGAACGTTGGCGAGTATTAAAGCTAGAGACAGATTCTTTGTGTAGTGACCGACCGGAATTGCATCTTTCGATTGGCGGTTCCATGAGTCTGAACCGCTATCTTTTGCCGCCGGTATTTCAGGCACTCAGCAAACATATACCCGAAATACAACTTCGGGTTCGTACAGAGCATTCCTGTGAACTCTATAAATGTATTGAGCGGCGGGAAGTTGATGTAGCCTTTGTGAAAAGGGAACTGTCATTGCCTAACATTGAAATAGAGACTTTTTATATTGATGAGATGGTATTGGTCAGGCCTTTCACTCCTGACAATATTGCAATGAAATCGGTTCACCCGCAAGAGTTGCGAGGCGAGCATGAGTTGTATATCAATTCGACCGGGTGGGGTTCCGCTTACCAAACATGGCATGACCAGTGGTGGGGGTCTGGCTGTTCAGCCCGCATTAGAATTGATAGTACCGGAATGATCTTTCCGATGATGCAGGATTCC
This region includes:
- a CDS encoding DMT family transporter — its product is MNLTVLALLLLIGAAFFHATWNFISKKACGGAVFVWLFNVVASVLYIPVVIALLWITRSSFHWGYIIFMLGSAILHVGYFLLLNKGYKAGDLSLVYPLARGTGPLLSTLAAIFFLGEHPSFIALTGTLFIAVGVFLLLGNPAKYAESKASSAILFAVFTGVFIAGYTLWDKYAVSNMAVPPILLYWGTTVGQALLMLPYALKNRENAITQWRTNRRSIFGVAILCPLSYILVLTVMVFTPVSYAAPAREVSILIGAIMGARFLAEEDAKLRITAAIVILSGLTCLALG
- a CDS encoding LysR family transcriptional regulator → MYFLGIEAFLAIVQTGSLTKAGDLLNLTQATISYRLKTLEHLLGNTLIERNKGAHTVSLTIFGRNFINVAERWRVLKLETDSLCSDRPELHLSIGGSMSLNRYLLPPVFQALSKHIPEIQLRVRTEHSCELYKCIERREVDVAFVKRELSLPNIEIETFYIDEMVLVRPFTPDNIAMKSVHPQELRGEHELYINSTGWGSAYQTWHDQWWGSGCSARIRIDSTGMIFPMMQDSRQWAIAPKTIATAFIKLGQCVIQQLSDPPPSMVYYKITHTCPKPVTMESLNILNRYLGLINQ